The Acipenser ruthenus chromosome 54, fAciRut3.2 maternal haplotype, whole genome shotgun sequence DNA window tctctctctggcaGCGGGGATGTCGTGCGAGGTGCAGTTTGAGTTCTGGTTTGAtattctctgtttctctctctggcaGCGGGGATGTCGTGTGAGGTGCAGTTTGAGTTCTGGTTTGAtattctctgtttctctctctctggcagCGGGGATGTCGTGCGAGGTGCAGTTTGAGTTCTGGTTTGAtattctctgtttctctctctctggcagCGGGGATGTCGTGCGAGGTGCAGTTTGAGTTCTGGTTTGAtattctctgtttctctctctctggcagCGGGGATGTCGTGTGAGGTGCAGTTTGAGTTCTGGTTTGAtattctctgtttctctctctctggcagCGGGGATGTCGTGCGAGGTGCAGTTTGAGTTCTGGTTTGAtattctctgtttctctctctctggcagCGGGGATGTCGTGTGAGGTGCAGTTTGAGTTCTGGTTTGAtattctctgtttctctctctggtagCGGGGATGTCGTGCGAGGTGGAGTTCTCTGCCCTGGCCTTCGTGAAGCTGCTACTCCATGCCTCTCGATTCCCACACTGCGCTGTGAACGGGGTGCTGCTGTCCGAGTGCTCTGAAGGGGGCGCAGGAGCACCGGagggaggctgtgtgtgtgtcagcgacTGCGTGCCTCTCTTCCACTCCCGCCTCTCCCTGTCTGCCATGACCGAAGTGGCGCTGCAGCAGGTATACCGGACCCGGGTTCAATTCTAGTTTATAACCTCCTCAGGTCCTGTAACCATTTAAGTGAATGTTTGGATTTTCAGTATAAATTGTGAACTAGGTTTTTAGGCCCTGGAAGCTAAAATATGCATTTCAGTGGAGCTTTGATGGAACTTCCTGGTGTggtttatattgtattaaacagtgttttttttaaaatcttgggGTACACTTATGTTGGGGGTTCTCAGATCCAGTCCTGGGGTTCCcccagtgtctgctggttttgaTTCCAGCTGAGCTGTCAATTcgctagacccttaattgaactgatcattataattagaccttttaaacaGCAGGGAGATTTCAAATTAACGATACCATTTTTTCAAGTAACTTGAGAATCGGAGCCAATAACATTTAAAGGCTACGtaagaacctttttattttcttgtgttttggttttttttcacattctgaccactttttttaacttttaaattgcattccactgcctccaagatggcttcccatgtacctgcatagacctctcagaactacatttcccatcatcctcctgctcactgttaaatccatctcagttacgtatgtgagcaggaggatgatgggaaatgtagttctgagaggtctatgcgggtacatgggaagccatcttgaggcagggaggctgtgtggtccagtggttaaagaaaagggcttgtaaccaggaggtccccggttcaaatcccacctcagccactgactcactgtgtgaccctgagcaagtcactgaacctccttgtgctccgtctttccggtgagacgtaattgtaagtgactctgcagctgatgcatagttcacacaccctagtctctgtaagtcgccttggataaaggcgtctgctaaataaacaaatgataataatttaaaagtttaaaaaagtggtcaaaatgtaaaaaaaaataataatttaaaaaacaggaTCAATTAAGTAAGGGGCTGGTTGGAACAAAATTTAGTGACGGTTATCTTTCACCTCACCTAAGACTTAAGGTGAAAAAACTAACAGGGGGATGATTGCTACAGATTCAAATTCCAATgcagttttaagaacataagaaagtttccaaatgagaggaggccccattcggcccatcttgctcgtttggttgttagtagcttattgatcccagaatctcatcaagcagcttcttgaaggattcttatataatatatatataaaataattggacactactaaattagggagaaaataacaaaaacctaactggcaactactaaataaataaataaataaataaagaaagaaaatttttaaaaaaattgcacaGTTACTTGTACACCTGGTGGTCAACAAgctgctcggatatattgtgagaagtgttgaatttaaatcaagggaagtaatgttaaaactttacaatgcattagtaagacctcacctagaatattgtgttcagttctggtcacctcgttacaaaaaggatattgctgctctagaaagagtgcaaagaagagcaaccagaattatcccgggtttaaaaggaatgtcgtatgcagacaggctaaaagaattgaatctattcagtcttgaacaaagaagactatgcggtgatctgattcaagcattcaaaatcctcaaaggttttgacaatgtcgacccaggggacctgaaaaaagaaacaaggaccaggggtcacaaattagataaaggggcattcagaacagaaaataggaggcattttttttacacagagaattgtgagggtctggaaccaactccccagtaatgttgttgaagctgacaccctgggatccttcaagaagctgcttgatgagattctgggatcaataagctactgacaaccaaacaagcaagatgggccgaatggggcctcctctcgtttggaaactttcttatgttatctTCTTaagtccctgctggaaacactggtgcttgagatgaaaaggttgaaaaccactggattAGAGCACAGAATGTGTGAATGATTAAGCTTTGAAAGGTGTGCAATTGAGCTAATGAATCAATTATAAGGGATCATTTCAATGACCTGTAATTACGcaattacaattaaaaagtaattgCGATTTAATTCTGACTTGTATAATTACAACTGTATTGTGTTTGACACCCAGGGCTGGTCTCAGCATAGTTAATGCTGGTCAGTCGGCTTAATAGTAAACACAAAttgtttatgtatgtgtttatttgttttttgggtCATTTTATATTCGCCAGAAAGGCtggaaatttaaaataaaaaagaaataacgaaagtgtaatatgtggttttttttttaagattgacATTTGGTGTGCCCGGAAACAGCAGAGGATTGTGGGATATTATCATGCAAACGCCAGTTTGACAGATAACAGGTagcgttttaataaaataaagacacTGAGAATTTTaatctccctcccagtccctccttagctctaatcactagagccagcctcccaccctcccagtccctcctcagctctaaccactagagcctccctccctcccagtccctcctcagctctaaccactagagccagcctccctccctccctccctcccagtccgtCCTCAGtgctaaccactagagccagcccttctccctcccagtccctcctcaggtctaaccactagagccagcctccctccctcccagtccctcctcagctctaaccactaaagccagcctccctccctccctccctcccagtccgtcctcagcactaaccactagagccagcctccctccctcccagtccctcctcagctctaaccactagagccagcctccctccctccctcccagtccgtCCTCAGTGCTAACCACTAgtgccagcctccctccctcccagtccctcctcagctctaaccactagagccagcctccctccctccctcccagtccgtCCTCAGtgctaaccactagagccagcctccctccctcccagtccctcctcagctctaaccactagagccagcctccctccctcccagtccctcctcagctctaaccactaaagccagcctccctccctccctccctcccagtccctcctcagctctaaccactagagccagcctccctccctccctcccagtccctcctcagctgtaaccactagagccagcctccctccctcccagtccctcctcagctctaaccactagagccagcctccctcccagtccctcctcagctctaaccactagagcctccctccctcccagtccctcctcagctctaaccacgaacACCAGTACAGATAAAttctaaacaaatgtatttttttttttttttagtccaaaTACAGTTGCTTTGAAGATCGGGGATAAGATCGCAGAACAATTTGGCAATGCAGTTCTAGTAATGGTGAGCAGATTACTGTCACAACAACACCGTCTTTAATAACGTCTAGACATGGTTGCATTGGAGTTACtgaagtgttattattattattattattattattataatggtgtttgtatttattataatattgttgttattatgatgttgttataataataataattcgattTCAGGTGGAGAACTCCAAAGTGTCTCTTGATTATGGGACTCCTCCAGTCATTCTGTACGAGAAAAAGGATTCAAAATGGATCTTAAAAGACAAAAACCTGTGAGTATGAAGCAGCgtgtttataaacctgtgtttatgaagcagcgtgtttataaacctgtgtttatgaagcagcgtgtttataaacctgtgtttatgaagcagcgtgtttataaacctgtgtttatgaagcagcgtgtttataaacctgtgtttatgaagcagcgtgtttataaacctgtgtttatgaagcagcgtgtttataaacctgtgtttatgaagcagcgtgtttataaacctgtgtttatgaagcagcgtgtttataaacctgtgtttatgaagcagcgtgtttataaacctgtgtttatgaagcagcgtgtttataaacctgtgtttatgaagcagcgtgtttataaacctgtgtttatgaagcagcgcgtttataaacctgtgtttatgaagCAGCGTGTTTATGAAGCAGCGTGTTTATAAACCTGTGAGTATGAAGCAGCGTGTTTATAAACCTGTGAGTATGAAGCAGCGTGTTTATGAAGCAGCGTGTTTATAAACCTGTGAGTATGAAGCAGCGTGTTTATGAAGCAGCGTGTTTATAAACCTGTGAGTATGAAGCAGCGTGTTTATGAACCTGTGTTTATGAAGCAGCGTGTTTATGAACCTGTGTTTATGAAGCAGCGCGTTTATGAACCTGTGTTTATGAAGCAGCGTGTTTATAAACTTGTGTTTATGAAGCAGCgtgtttataaacctgtgtttatgaagcagcgtgtttataaacctgtgtttatgaagcagcgtgtttataaacctgtgtttatgaagcagcgtgtttataaacctgtgtttatgaagCAGCGCGTTTATAAACCTGTGAGTATGAAGCAGCGcgtttataaacctgtgtttatgaagcagcgcgtttataaacctgtgtttatgaagCAGCGCGTTTATAAACCTGTGAGTATGAAGCAGCGcgtttataaacctgtgtttatgaagcagcgtgtttataaacctgtgtttatgaagcagcgcgtttataaacctgtgtttatgaagcagcgcgtttataaacctgtgtttatgaagcagcgtgtttataaacctgtgtttatgaagcagcgtgtttataaacctgtgtttatgaagcagcgcgtttataaacctgtgtttatgaagcagcgcgtttataaacctgtgtttatgaagcagcgcgtttataaacctgtgtttatgaagCAGCGTGTTTATAAACCTGTGAGTATGAAGCAGCGTGTTTATGAACCTGTGTTTATGAAGCAGCgtgtttataaacctgtgtttatgaagcagcgcgtttataaacctgtgtttatgaagcagcgtgtttataaacctgtgtttatgaagcagcgtgtttataaacctgtgtttatgaagcagcgtgtttataaacctgtgtttatgaagcagcgcgtttataaacctgtgtttatgaagcagcgcgtttataaacctgtgtttatgaagcagcgtgtttataaacctgtgtttatgaagcagcgtgtttataaacctgtgtttatgaagcagcgtgtttataaacctgtgtttatgaagcagcgtgtttataaacctgtgtttatgaagCAGCGTGTTTATAAACCTGTGAGTATGAAGCAGCgtgtttataaacctgtgtttatgaagcagcgcgtttataaacctgtgtttatgaagcagcgcgtttataaacctgtgtttatgaagcagcgcgtttataaacctgtgtttatgaagcagcgcgtttataaacctgtgtttatgaagcagcgtgtttataaacctgtgtttatgaagCAGCGTGTTTATAAACCTGTGAGTATGAAGCAGCgtgtttataaacctgtgtttatgaagcagcgtgtttataaacctgtgtttatgaagcagcgtgtttataaacctgtgtttatgaagcagtgtgtttataaacctgtgtttatgaagCAGCGCGTTTATAAACCAGGGCTccatttgtacaaaaaaaacctGGATCTTTATACAACTAATGACCAGACGTCCTGACCATTTTGGGAACAACAGAAACTAATCATTTtcttgtgtgtctctctgtctgggtttatgtctgtgtgtgtgtgtgtgtctctgtgtatctttgtgtgtgtgtgtctctctctctctctgtctgtctgtgtgtgtctctgtctgtatctttgtgtgtgtgtgtgtgtgtgtgtgtgtgtctctctctctctctgtatctgtctgtctctgtgtgtgtgtgtgcctgtctctctctctctctctctctctctctctctgtctgggtttatgtgtgtgtgtgtgtgtctctctctctctctgtctgtgtgtttctctgtgtgtgtgtgtctctctctctctctctctctctctctctgtctgggtttatgtgtgtgtgtgtctgtctctctctctctctctgtctgggtttatgtgtgtgtgtgtgtgtgtctctctctctctctctgtctgtgtgtttctctgtgtgtgtgtgtgtgtctctctctctctctctctctctctctgtctgggtttatgtgtgtgtgtgtgtgtgtctctctctctctctctgtctgtgtgtttctctgtgtgtgtgtgtgtgtgtgtgtgtctctctctctctctctctctctgtgtgtgtgtatatatataaactgtagtTCAGTTAATacaacaggaaagcatttttttttttgtacatgtgatcttcagctctggccaaaagttttgcatcacctagaattttagggttgagacatctttttattttttatttaacatcatgtaaaaaaaacaacaaaatgctaTTGCAAAAAAAATCTACCGGAAACTGTAATAGCGGTGTAGTagtatttcctgttagattttgaaatgtcacattttgaaatttcagttttcgttcaTGGGGAAAACTAGCTAGAGTTACTTTTtcgcaattattatttttatttttttcatactttctcggtgtcttcagtgtaaattcaacgacaaacatttcaaccagtccagtggttagagaaaggggtctcgataccaggaggttcaaatcctggctcagccactgactccctctgtgtgtgcgtgtgtgtgtgtgtgtgtgtgtgtgaccctgagcaagtcacttcacctccttgtgctccgtccttcggatgaacaaacaagctcctattggaagtgactctgcagcagcagcagcagttgttgatgatgcagagttcacccccctagtctctgcaagttgctctggataaaagcgtctgctaaataacttGTTTAATATTGAGCCattatctctctccccctctcctctctctctctctctctctgctctctctctctctaacattGGGGTCAATGGGATGAGAAAcaacctggctttaacattggggtctatgggatgagaaacagcctggctttaacattggggtctatgggatgagaaacagcctgactttaacattggggtctatgggatgagaaacagcctggctttaacattggggtctatgggatgagaaacagcctggctttaacattggggtctatgggatgagaaacagcctggctttaacattggggtctatgggatgagaaacagcgtggctttaacattggggtctatgaggagaaacagcctggctttaacattggggtctatgggatgagaaacagcctggctttaacattggggtctatgggatgagaaacagcctgacccattcataataataataataataagttgctCTCTTGTCTGCGCAGGGTCATGTGGAAGCAGTGGGAGGATACGAAGCGAGTAGCCGACGCCCTCTCCAGCGCCAAAGCCTACAACCAATTGGTCGATTTCGACTGCCACCTTGATGACATCAGGCAAGACTGGACCAATCATGACATCAATGCAAAGATCGCCGAACTCTGCTCCCCAGCCAATGGGAACCTTTGAATCCTGAATAAAACCCACCCCAGAAATCAGAGCCTGTTATTCCCATCACtctaataaaagtttaccatggtattttttgcagtttccccccatgcttttcttatgattatactatgcatttaccactgGGTTTATTAATccgcttcaccagacctctctgtgctttacaatgcttccctatgctttaccagacctctctgtgctttacaatgcttccctatgctttaccagacctctctgtgctttacaatgcttccctatgctttaccagacctctctgtgctttacaatgcttccctatgctttaccagacctctctgtgctgctttacaattcttccctatgctttaccagacctctctgtgctttacaatgcttccctatgctttaccagggctctctgtgctttacaatgcttccctatgctttaccaggcctctctgtgctttataatgcttccctatgctttaccagacctctctgtgctttacaatgcttccctatgctttaccagacctctctgtgctgctttacaattcttccctatgctttaccagacctctctgtgctttacaatgcttccctatgctttaccagggctctctgtgctttacaatgcttccctatgctttaccaggcctctctgtgctttataatgcttccctatgctttaccagacctctctgtgctttacaatgcttccctatgctttaccagacctctctgtgctgctttacaattcttccctatgctttaccacacctctctgtgctttacaatgcttccctatgctttaccagacctctctgtgctttacaatgcttccctatgctttaccagacctctctgtgctttacaatgcttccctatgctttaccagacctctctgtgctttacaatgctcccctatgctttatcagacctctctgtgctttacaatgcttccctatgctttaccagacctctctgtgctttacaatgcttccctatgctttaccagacctctctgtgctttacaatgcttccctatgctttaccagacctctctgtgctttacaatgcttccctatgctttaccagacctctctgtgctttacaatgcttccctatgctttaccacacctctctgtgctttacaatgcttccctatgctttaccacacctctctgtgctttacaatgcctccctatgctttttATGGTTTAACTCTGGTTTAGCTTTCACTCAGCACTGGTGTTTTTAAAGTCAGTTTTTGTTTATGAATAAAGCCAAGTTTGATATTTTATTCTTCATTCTTGTGAACAAAACCAGAACAGTTTTTGGAAAATCAAACCGttttattcataaataaaaatgcatttcaaactcCTGAAATAAAGCTGACTCTACCCTCCcattaaaggagcgctgaccatctttaaaatccattctcttgcctcttattagctttattaacacgatcaccggcccctccctttaaaggagcgctgaccatctttaaaatccattctctcccctcttattagttttattaacacgatcaccggcccctccctttaaaggagcgctgaccatctttaaaatccattctctcacctcttattagctttattaacacgatcactggtccctccctttaaaggagcgctgaccatctttaaaatccattctctcgcctcttattagctttattaacacgatcactggcccctccctttaaaggagcgctgaccatctttaaaatccattctctcacctcttaatagctttattaacatgatcaccggcccctccctttaaaggagcgctgaccatctttaaaatccattctctcccctcttattagttttattaacacgatcaccggcccctccctttaaaggagcgctgaccatctttaaaatccattctctcacctcttattagctttattaacaggatcaccggcccctccctttaaaggagcgctgaccatctttaaaatccattctctcacctcttattagctttattaacaggatcaccggcccctccctttaaaggagcgctgaccatctttaaaatccattctctcccctcattagttttattaacacgatcaccggcccctccctttaaaggagcactgaccatctttaaaatccattctctcgcctcttattagctttattaacacgatcaccggccccgccctttaaaggagcgctgaccatctttaaaatccattctctcacctcttactagctttattagaggtgagagaatggattttaaagatggtcagcgctcctttaaactGAAGctaattatttgaaaaataaacactgtaaatatatctttacgtttttattttttatcatcgttgaacaaaaatgttcatgttcattattataaaaacaaacagtcaatgtctatttattatattgtgCATGAATTTATCGTTTT harbors:
- the emc9 gene encoding ER membrane protein complex subunit 9; the encoded protein is MSCEVEFSALAFVKLLLHASRFPHCAVNGVLLSECSEGGAGAPEGGCVCVSDCVPLFHSRLSLSAMTEVALQQIDIWCARKQQRIVGYYHANASLTDNSPNTVALKIGDKIAEQFGNAVLVMVENSKVSLDYGTPPVILYEKKDSKWILKDKNLVMWKQWEDTKRVADALSSAKAYNQLVDFDCHLDDIRQDWTNHDINAKIAELCSPANGNL